In the genome of Mugil cephalus isolate CIBA_MC_2020 chromosome 21, CIBA_Mcephalus_1.1, whole genome shotgun sequence, one region contains:
- the cmtr1 gene encoding cap-specific mRNA (nucleoside-2'-O-)-methyltransferase 1 — translation MKRRSDPAFSPQHGTKRRRDNSSSDDESRLSRQDSSQNDSLSDQEDHKPGFSMPSISSSSSFDALESDASAQASSNFSMYNSVSQKLMAKMGFREGEGLGKFGQGRKEIVEASTQRGRRGLGLTLQGFQGELNVDWRDEPEPSAVEKVDWFPECTTEIPDADELRDWMTLGERKLKIEDEIEFCSEDLLHTLLRCKTVFDTLEGEEMRRARTRSNPYETIRGGIFLNRAAMKMANIDHCFDNMFTNPKDSHGKPLTKDREGELLYFGDVCAGPGGFSEYILWKRRWHAKGFGMTLKGPCDFKLEDFYAAPSELFEPYYGEGGVDGDGDITRPENVTAFRNFIMESTERRGLHFLMADGGFSVEGQENIQEILSKQLLLCQFLTAMSTLRTGGHFVCKTFDLFTPFSVGLVYLLYLCFDRVTLFKPVTSRPANSERYVVCRGLKPGSDAVREYMFKINLKLNQLRGKDTDVTDVVPLSIIKEDPDFYQFMVNSNESLCAVQIKALAKIHAYVVDPTLSEPRQADIRKECLKLWGVPDKARVTPASSDPKSKFYELIKNSDVELFQSKLTPLDYTTREKLRPILDYRCIVGGGEQIFLLALGKSQIYTWDGKNPVRWRKIENFKLELPRDTLLSVEIVQELKGEGKAQRRINAVHVMDALILNGTDVRDKHFNQRIQMVEKFVKAVAKPSRPDMNPIRVKEVYRLEEMEKIFVRLEMKVTKSSQGVPRLSYTGRDDRHFLPTGLYIIKTVNDPWTMAYSKNSKMKFFYNKTTKESTYDMPANAAAPFHVCHSERLFWAWVDGVIVHDSQTRMDPEKLSKDNVLSFIHQNYHP, via the exons ATGAAGAGAAGAAGTGATCCAGCGTTCTCACCGCAACACGGGACAAAGAGACGTCGAGACAACAGCAGCTCAGACGATGAGTCACGATTATCCAGACAAG ACTCGAGCCAAAATGACTCCCTCAGCGACCAGGAGGATCACAAACCCGGGTTCTCCATGCCCTCCATATCGTCATCATCGTCCTTTGATGCCCTGGAAAGTGATGCCTCCGCACAGGCCTCATCCAACTTCTCCATGTACAACAGTGTCTCACAGAAGCTCATG GCAAAAATGGGCTTCAGAGAAGGCGAAGGTCTAGGAAAGTTCGGACAGGGACGCAAAGAGATCGTGGAGGCTTCTACCCAGCGTGGGAGAAGGGGTCTCGGCCTCACACTGCAGGGTTTCCAGGGAGAACTGAACGTTGACTGGCGTGATGAACCAGAG CCCAGTGCTGTAGAGAAAGTCGACTGGTTCCCAGAATGCACCACAGAGATCCCGGATGCGGATGAGCTCAGGGACTGGATGACTTTGGGAGAA AGAAAACTCAAGATTGAAGATGAGATAGAGTTTTGCTCAGAAGATCTGCTGCACACTCTTCTAAGGTGTAAG ACGGTGTTCGATACAttggagggggaggagatgaggagagcCCGGACACGCTCCAACCCTTACGAGACCATTAGAGGAGGGATCTTCCTCAACAG GGCAGCCATGAAAATGGCCAACATCGACCACTGCTTCGACAACATGTTCACCAACCCAAAGGACTCTCATGGG AAACCTCTGACGAAGGACCGCGAGGGCGAGCTTCTGTACTTCGGTGACGTCTGCGCCGGGCCCGGAGGCTTTTCGGAGTACATACTGTGGAAGAGACGCTGGCACGCCAAGGGCTTTGGCATGACGCTGAAGGGACCCTGCGACTTCAAACTGGAAGATTTCTACGCGGCGCCGAGCGAGCTGTTCGAGCCCTATTATG gtgagggaggggtggaCGGAGACGGTGACATCACGCGACCTGAAAACGTGACCGCCTTCCGAAACTTTATCATGGAgagcacagagaggagagggctGCACTTCCTCATGGCGGATGGA GGTTTCTCTGTGGAAGGCCAAGAGAACATCCAGGAGATCCtgagcaaacagctgctgctctgccaGTTCCTCACTGCCATGTCTACACTCAGGACAG GTGGCCACTTTGTCTGTAAGACCTTTGACCTCTTCACTCCCTTCAGTGTGGGTTTGGTGTATCTGCTCTACCTCTGCTTCGATCGGGTCACGCTCTTCAAGCCCGTCACCAGCAGGCCGGCCAACTCTGAAAG GTACGTCGTGTGCCGTGGGCTGAAACCCGGCTCGGACGCCGTCAGGGAATACATGTTCAAAATCAACCTGAAGCTGAACCAGCTCAGGGGCAAGGACACGGACGTTACGGACGTGGTTCCGCTGAGCATCATCAAGGAAGACCCCGACTTCTACCAGTTTATGGTCAACTCCAATGAGAG CCTCTGTGCGGTCCAGATCAAGGCCTTGGCTAAGATCCACGCTTACGTGGTCGACCC GACCCTTTCAGAGCCACGGCAAGCTGACATCAGGAAGGAGTGTCTGAAGCTCTGGGGA GTGCCAGACAAGGCCAGAGTCACTCCTGCTTCATCCGACCCAAAGAGCAAATTCTACGAACTGATCAAG AATTCGGACGTGGAGTTGTTCCAGTCCAAGCTGACTCCGCTCGACTACACCACGCGGGAAAAGTTGCGTCCCATCCTGGACTACAGGTGCATCGTGGGAGGTGGAGAGCAGATCTTTCTTCTGGCGCTGGGG AAGTCTCAGATCTACACGTGGGATGGGAAGAATCCCGTCCGCTGGAGGAAAATTGAGAATTTCAAGCTGGAGCTACCAAGAGACACGCTTCTTAGCGTGGAGATTGTCCAAGAGCTGAAGGGCGAG GGCAAAGCTCAGCGCAGAATCAACGCAGTTCATGTAATGGATGCACTAATACTGAACGGCACTGATGTCAGAGATAAGCACTTCAACCAGCG GATCCAGATGGTGGAGAAGTTTGTGAAGGCAGTGGCCAAACCCAGCAGACCGGACATGAACCCAATCAG AGTGAAGGAGGTTTACAGGCtggaggaaatggagaaaatctTTGTCAG ACTAGAGATGAAGGTAACTAAGAGCTCACAGGGCGTCCCCCGTCTGTCCTACACTGGTAGAGACGACCGCCACTTCCTCCCCACAGGCCTCTACATCATTAAGACCGTCAACG ATCCGTGGACGATGGCGTACAGTAAAAACTCCAAGATGAAGTTCTTTTATAACAAGACAACCAAGGAGTCCACCTATGACATGCCAGCTAATGCTGCTGCCCCCTTCCA TGTTTGCCACTCTGAGCGTCTTTTCTGGGCATGGGTGGACGGGGTCATAGTTCACGACTCTCAGACCCGGATGGACCCTGAGAAACTGTCCAAAGACAACGTGCTGTCCTTCATTCACCAGAATTACCACCCCTGA
- the hebp2 gene encoding heme-binding protein 2, translated as MLKAMGQVFFSTGLQNPKFTAEQKKAEDYEVRTYHATKWVSTTLSGTQWDAAMNTGFRRLFNYIQGNNQNKAKVEMTAPVTCRVDPGAGPACESKFTVSFYLPEEHHASPPEPSDPEVFVEERKELTAYVRTYGGFSNENMKREELQKLIESLKRDGVQYVEKPYYAAGYDSPFKLTNRRNEVWVLKNAEGQ; from the exons ATGCTGAAGGCTATGGGACAAGTGTTTTTCTCGACTGGGCTGCAGAATCCAAAAttcacagcagagcagaaaaaG GCTGAAGACTATGAGGTCCGCACCTACCATGCCACCAAGTGGGTGAGCACCACTCTGAGCGGGACGCAGTGGGACGCAGCCATGAACACTGGCTTCCGCAGGCTCTTCAACTACATTCAAGGCAACAATCAAAACA AGGCGAAGGTGGAGATGACGGCCCCCGTAACGTGCCGCGTGGACCCCGGAGCCGGCCCCGCATGTGAGTCAAAGTTCACCGTATCCTTCTACCTCCCAGAGGAGCATCACGCCAGTCCACCTGAGCCCAGCGACCCGGAGGTGTTTGTcgaggagaggaaggagctcACAGCATACGTCAG GACATACGGCGGTTTCTCCAATGAGAATATGAAGCGCGAAGAACTCCAGAAACTCATAGAAAGCCTGAAGAGGGACGGCGTCCAGTACGTGGAAAAGCCGTACTACGCAGCCGGCTATGACAGCCCCTTCAAGCTGACCAACCGCAGGAACGAGGTGTGGGTCCTCAAGAACGCAGAGGGGCAGTAG